The Candidatus Obscuribacterales bacterium genome includes the window TGCTTCCAGCCTGGCAGCGTCTTGTAAATAGGACGACAGTTGGCGAAGCGACCCGCGCTGCTGGGGAAATGCTCACACCGCTGACCGTCAATATCGTAAGCGACACAAACCTGAATCTCGTCTAGCTCATCAAGGACATCTAGCTTGGTCACCGCCAAACAATCTAGACCGTTGATCCGCACGGCGTAGCGTCCAATCACCGCATCAAACCAGCCACAGCGACGTTGCCGCCCCGTAGTTGTCCCAAATTCTGCGCCGCGATCGCATAGGTGAGCACCAATGCCCCCCTCTAGCTCCGTCGGAAAGGGCCCCTCTCCCACCCGCGTCGTATAGGCTTTTGCAACCCCAATGACGCGGTCAATAATGGTGGGGCCAATACCAGCACCCACACAGGCCCCGCCCGCCACTGGGTTGGAGGAGGTCACGTAGGGGTAGGTGCCATGGTCAAGATCGAGCAGCGTGCCTTGGGCACCTTCAAAGAGAACGTTGCGGCGTTTTTGCACCGCGTCGTAGATCTTGAGAGAACTGTCACCCACATGGGGACGCAAGCGATCGGCATAGGCAGCATATTCCTCAATCACCTGTTCGGGATCGAGGGCAGGCAGACCGTAGAGCTTTTCAAGAATGATGTTTTTATGCTCAACCGTCCAGCGGATCTGCTGCTGCATTTCGCTGGGGTTAATCAAATCAATCATGCGGATACCCATCCGCTCAGACTTGTCGGCGTAGGTCGGCCCAATCCCGCGTTTGGTGGTGCCGATCTTCAAACTGCCGCGCCGCTCTTCTGAGGCTTGGTCAATCATGCGGTGGTAAGGCATGGTGACGTGGGCCGTCTCCGAGATCATCAAATTTTTCGTGGAAATGCCTAGGGCTTCGAGCTGATCTAGCTCAGTAATTAAGCCTTGCGGATCAATTACTGTACCGTTTCCGATGATGCAGTCCGTGGAAGGATAGAGGATGCCAGATGGAATCAGATGAAGCTTGAACACCTGATCCTTGACGACTACCGTATGTCCTGCATTTACGCCCCCCTGGTAGCGAACTACCACATCTGCCGACTTGCTGAGCAGGTCGGTAATTTTGCCTTTCCCTTCATCGCCCCATTGGGCACCGATTACAACGACGTTAGCCAAGGATCTATTTGGGTGTCAAAGTTTCACAATCTCTAATTATCAAGATCAGGGTACGCTTATGTCAACTCTCTCATCTAGATTCATGGAGCCGAAATAGGCGCGATCGCCCTCCTAGCAAGCGGTGGAAATTATCACAGAATTTCACCACCAGCTAGATTGTTGGCCCTAATCATCGGTCATTCATGCTCTCATCATGTCAGACTTGACCGAGCATTCCGTTTAATATCCTATCAGGGTGAATTGACCTATCTTCGACCTAGTAGCTCCCGTGGTACGCCATCAAGATGGCCCAGACTGTGGGGCTTTCGCAACGATAGCTCAACCCGGCCCCTCCCGGACACACCTGTAGGTTCATCAAACTCTAGAATGAACTCTAGGATGAGATGTCAATTTTTGATACAGAACGGTGTCACTTTCTCCGCTAGTGTCAAACGACTGCTGTCTACATCATCATTCATTCAGTCAACAAACCCTAACATTTGCCCAACCTTAACGCCTGGAATAGGGGCATCCTGGTCATCTCTACCCCTAGGCAACTGTTAAGCACTGTGTCAGATTGGGCATACTGCCTAGAAACCTGAGTTCCGTCGTACCGCCTGGGTTCAACACTAGCCATGGTCAAGTCGATG containing:
- a CDS encoding adenylosuccinate synthase — its product is MANVVVIGAQWGDEGKGKITDLLSKSADVVVRYQGGVNAGHTVVVKDQVFKLHLIPSGILYPSTDCIIGNGTVIDPQGLITELDQLEALGISTKNLMISETAHVTMPYHRMIDQASEERRGSLKIGTTKRGIGPTYADKSERMGIRMIDLINPSEMQQQIRWTVEHKNIILEKLYGLPALDPEQVIEEYAAYADRLRPHVGDSSLKIYDAVQKRRNVLFEGAQGTLLDLDHGTYPYVTSSNPVAGGACVGAGIGPTIIDRVIGVAKAYTTRVGEGPFPTELEGGIGAHLCDRGAEFGTTTGRQRRCGWFDAVIGRYAVRINGLDCLAVTKLDVLDELDEIQVCVAYDIDGQRCEHFPSSAGRFANCRPIYKTLPGWKQSTADCRSLDDLPKQALDYLKVLAELMEVPIAIVSLGASRDQTIIVEDPIHGPKRALLHSATDGVS